In the genome of Triticum urartu cultivar G1812 chromosome 5, Tu2.1, whole genome shotgun sequence, one region contains:
- the LOC125509900 gene encoding transcription factor BHLH089-like has product MDGDYVSGLLMGSVGLDFGVPGLDAGFFETLCGGAGAAGLAAMFGDRAAGMPGFGGNGGQFGAVEGGGGGGELGAASREGSSVSDPAWAYGANARKRKAPAAGAGKGKEAASCFSKMGEPTGPDSKKCKIEDETVRPKVEEEAATATASDGSAGGERGRKQAKGKGSKSKQPAADEPPRDYVHVRARRGQATDSHSLAERVRREKITLKMKMLQDLVPGCNKVIGKALMLDEIINYVQSLQQQVEFLSMKLSTVNPQLDFDTLSNLLHKDMNQALGPSASTVFPLESAGTVYPLCDQADLYQSFSSGAMENQCSMGLLDMALPPAPQYPFQKQQQDFWEASAQNGLHMDHEQSQENAGSAPNFDGQLQAADHPEIEF; this is encoded by the exons ATGGACGGCGACTACGTCTCCGGCCTGCTCATGGGCTCCGTGGGGCTCGACTTCGGCGTGCCGGGCCTCGACGCCGGCTTCTTCGAGACGCTCTGCGGCGGCGCGGGCGCCGCGGGCCTCGCCGCCATGTTCGGGGACCGGGCGGCGGGGATGCCCGGCttcggcggcaacggcggccagTTCGGTGCCGTggaggggggcggcggcggcggcgagctcggcGCCGCGTCCCGGGAGGGGTCCTCGGTCTCCGACCCGGCGTGGGCGTACGGCGCGAATGCCAGGAAGCGGAAGGCGCCGGCCGCGGGCGCCGGCAAGGGCAAGGAGGCCGCGTCCTGTTTCTCCAAG ATGGGGGAGCCGACGGGGCCGGACTCGAAGAAGTGCAAAATTGAGGACGAGACCGTGAGGCCCaaggtggaggaggaggcggccacgGCCACGGCCAGCGATGGGTCGGCCGGCGGGGAGCGAGGCCGCAAGCAGGCCAAGGGCAAGGGCTCCAAGTCCAAGCAGCCGGCGGCGGACGAGCCGCCCCGGGACTACGTCCACGTCCGGGCCAGGAGAGGCCAGGCAACCGACAGCCACAGCCTTGCTGAGAGG GTTAGAAGAGAGAAGATCaccctcaagatgaagatgctccaGGACCTGGTGCCAGGATGTAACAAG GTGATTGGCAAAGCGCTCATGCTCGATGAGATCATAAACTATGTTCAATCGCTGCAGCAGCAAGTCGAG TTCTTGTCCATGAAGCTCTCGACCGTGAACCCGCAACTTGACTTTGACACCTTGTCGAACCTCCTACACAAAGAT ATGAACCAAGCACTCGGCCCTTCGGCGAGCACGGTCTTTCCATTGGAGAGTGCTGGCACGGTGTACCCATTGTGTGACCAAGCAGACCTTTACCAGTCCTTCAGCTCGGGTGCTATGGAGAACCAATGCTCCATGGGTCTGTTAGACATGGCTCTACCGCCCGCACCGCAGTACCCTTTTCAAAAACAG CAACAGGATTTCTGGGAGGCGAGTGCCCAAAATGGCCTGCATATGGACCACGAGCAAAGCCAGGAGAATGCGGGTTCGGCGCCGAATTTCGATG GTCAGTTACAAGCAGCAGATCATCCAGAGATTGAGTTCTAG